DNA sequence from the Pseudomonas fluorescens Q2-87 genome:
CTTGAAACCATCGGCCCGGCCCAGGGGTTGGCGCGCCTGGCGCTGTTCCTGGAACTGCTCGATACGTTGAGCCGGGCCCCCGAGGACGAAGCGCAAGTCCTGGCGAGCCCGTTCTACGCACCCAGCCTTGACGCCCGCAGTTCCGAGCGCATCCATAAAGCCTTCGAATATCTGCAAGCTGAACTCACCGGCGATGTGCGGCTGTCGGTCATCGCTCGCCAGCTGGACATGAGCGAACCGGGTTTCTCGCGTTTCTTCAAGCGCATCACCGGGCATGGCTTCATCGACCTGATGCGCAAGCTGCGGGTCCAGCGCGCCTGCCGGTTGCTGCTACAAAGTGAAATGCCGGTGACCGACATCTGTTTTGAGGTGGGCTACAACAACCTGTCCAACTTCAACCGACACTTTCGCATCGAGATGAACCAGACGCCGAGTGAGTATCGGCGGGGCGCGTTCGCCCTGGTTGAGGGAGCTTCCCCAGGAGCGAGCTGTGGGAGCGAGCTTGCTCGCGAAGACGGCAGCACCGCCACCATCGATGCGAACTGAGCCACACAACTAAGGCAGGTCCGGCATTTAGTCCGGGATACTTTTTGATGTTTTTTCAACCGATAGGCGAACTGTGCCCGGCTCAGCCCCAACGAGCGCGCCGCCGCCGCCAGGTTGCCGCTGCTCAGTTGCAGGGCTTCGCTGATCAGTCGTGATTCCAGGCCGTCAATCGAGAAGTCCGAGTCCAGTTGGCTGAGGGACTGGAGCAACGGCGGTTTTTCTGCGGCATCGTTGGCGGCCAGGCCCATCGGCGAGAGGCCGCCGTGATGGTCCACGGAATACGCATCCACCGGCAGTTGCTCATTGCGAAACAGGTGCATCAGGTCGATCGCCTGGCCTTCTTCGCTGGCGATCAGGCCGCGCTCGATGAGGTTTTGAAGTTCCCGGACGTTTCCCGGAAAGTCATAGCGCAGCAGGACCTTCAAGGCGCGCATGGTCAAGCCCATCGGGACGCGCCCGTATTCCTGGCAAAAGCGCTTGAGGAAGGCATTGATCAGCAACGGTATGTCATCGCGGCGTTCACGCAGGGGCGGCAGGGCGATGGGGTAGACATTGAGCCGGTAGAACAGGTCTTCACGAAACGCGCCGTCCGCCACGGCTTTGCGCAGGTCGATGTTGGTGGCCGCCACGACCCGCACATCGACCTTGATGCCGTGGCCGCCGCCGATCCGTTCGATTTCCCGCTCCTGCAAGGCGCGCAGCAACTTGCTTTGCCCGGCCAGGCTCAGGCAGGTGATCTCGTCCAGGAACAACGTGCCGCCGTGGGCGCGCTCGAAACGACCTGGGCGCGAATGGGTGGCGCCGGTGTAGGCACCACGCTCGACGCCGAACAGTTCGGCCTCGATCAGGTTGTCGGGAATCGCCGCGCAGTTGAGGGCTATGAACGGCCCATCACGGCGGCGACTCAGTTGATGCAACTGGCGGGCGAACATCTCCTTGCCCACGCCGGATTCGCCGCTGACCAGCACGGTAGCGGGCGTCAAGGCCACCCGTTGCAGGGCTTGGGTCGCGGCGTTGAAGGCTGCGCTGGCACCGATCAGTGGTTGTTCGCTGTCAGCCAGCGGGGCGGTGCCGGCAACGTTGTCGGACCGAGTGTCGGCGCGCGCGACAATCGCAGGTTGTGAGGCGTTGAGGTAATTCAGGTCTTGCTCGACGTCCCCCCATTGCTCTGCGGTCTTGCCGACGACGCGGCAACGCTCGTGGCCCATGCCTCGGCATTCCACTTCGCGGAATATCACCAGTTGCCCGAACAGCCCACTGACGAAGCCGATGGCATAGCCCAGCTCAGTCCAGCACACCGGATCCTGCCCGGTGCCATAGGCCGCGAC
Encoded proteins:
- a CDS encoding sigma-54-dependent Fis family transcriptional regulator codes for the protein MNNPHCQLPDLRVATEHYHPRGDSNELSDSSSPTPAELTDCLFFSPDDGRIWLNDQRMLLLHSSSFGALRREIIERQGLEQARGMLTRTGYSSGARDARLIRERWPHANAAAVFRAGTHLHTLEGMTKVEPLHFKFDSDSGFYEGEFLWHHSCEADEHVAAYGTGQDPVCWTELGYAIGFVSGLFGQLVIFREVECRGMGHERCRVVGKTAEQWGDVEQDLNYLNASQPAIVARADTRSDNVAGTAPLADSEQPLIGASAAFNAATQALQRVALTPATVLVSGESGVGKEMFARQLHQLSRRRDGPFIALNCAAIPDNLIEAELFGVERGAYTGATHSRPGRFERAHGGTLFLDEITCLSLAGQSKLLRALQEREIERIGGGHGIKVDVRVVAATNIDLRKAVADGAFREDLFYRLNVYPIALPPLRERRDDIPLLINAFLKRFCQEYGRVPMGLTMRALKVLLRYDFPGNVRELQNLIERGLIASEEGQAIDLMHLFRNEQLPVDAYSVDHHGGLSPMGLAANDAAEKPPLLQSLSQLDSDFSIDGLESRLISEALQLSSGNLAAAARSLGLSRAQFAYRLKKHQKVSRTKCRTCLSCVAQFASMVAVLPSSRASSLPQLAPGEAPSTRANAPRRYSLGVWFISMRKCRLKLDRLL